In the Populus trichocarpa isolate Nisqually-1 chromosome 1, P.trichocarpa_v4.1, whole genome shotgun sequence genome, TACAAATTTGCCTTCACCTACAAGTATTACAGACCAGATTCTGCCTGGTAACTGCTTAATATATAATGATACTGGATTATGAGTTTTGTTTGCTGTCCATGTTTGGAAACTTATAGGCTGCCCGTTGATAAAGCAGCTCTTACTGGCCCCAAGAAAAAGCTGACGAGGAACTCATATTTCTAAGAATGCATCTGATCATTTAACACTTCATTTATGGCAGAGCAGCCCACAAAGACTATTCAAAGAATATCAAACTTATTTTAAGAcaaccaaacaaatattttttttgcagatTCTTCCAAAAGAATTGGCTCAAAAACGCATAGTGCACTCCTTCAACATGCATTTGATCATGTAACACTTCACTTATGGCAGAGGAGCCCCACAAAGACCACTCGAAGAATACCAAACTTGTTTTAAGATGGCCAAAGGAAAGTTATCACAGATTTGCAACAAAAGTTCCACTTCTTTACAAAACTTCCAGAAAATCATCCATTTTGATTCGGAATCTTTGCTTGCAAGTTGCAACTCATTTATCTCTTGCTGTGGTGAGTTTCCCTGTCAGTGCTCACTACGAtatttaatgaagaagaaaaataaagcaagAGATAAAAAAGGCATTTCCTCGATTCAGATTTCAGGGTGCAGCATTGCATTGAGCATTGACAGGGAAACTCACCACggcaataaaaagaaattacctCGTACACTCAATTTAAAATGGGCCTAACTAGAAGGACTTGGGGCAACAAATTAGCTCAAATAAAATCAGGCTCTGACTTGAGGATTGAAGGCTATTATTGGGCTTGAGCTGTCTGAGGTTTAAGGAAGAAGCTGGTCTTAgcttataataaaagaaaagagcagAGAACACTTGTGCTTGAGACTAAAGGCAAAGTAGTACACCATAATTAAAAAGAAGTCAGTCCTTCTTTGATTTCTGCATCAAAAGAAAGGCTTTCAATTTAAGGTGGGGCGTGAAACCAGATTGTTTATCTTTCTGTATACTTCAAACAATTTACTGTATATATTTATTCCCTCGGCACATAATTGTATATTGATAGAGCTCAGAAGGTTACGTAGCTATTGATGTGTATCACATTAAATATTCAAGCTTTTTTTTGGTCAACGTACCATACTCTTTGACATGAAATGCCAGTGTGCCACTGTAATGCTCCTGCTCCCTTTGTCTTCgttggaaaaatatttgtattttttctttcccttttatcAAATAACAACTATTTGTACATGAGGGGAGTAGCTTTTGTCAATGGTTTAGATATATATTGATACACACGTGTGTAAATGTATTTGTTGTTTGGGCTCAGCTCAAACGGTAACCTTTATTACTTTAACCATGCAATAACAAGCCTTTATATATGCACCACTAGGCAACTCCAGTTTTTTAAAGAGATAGAGTAAGATAACATGCAAGCGAGTGATTCTTGAACTCCTAGACTCAGAAGGAGTTAAGCATATTGTTCTCATACAAGATCAACCAAACAATCCAATCGTCATCGATCTCCATCTGAATCTCATTCACACACTAGAAAAAGATTTAGGTGTGAGACGAGCTTCCTGACTCTACGAGCTCGTGAGCTAAAACACAACCCACATCTAGTTATCAAATGGAAGAATCCCTacttttatcaaaaaaaaaattgcacacTTGACTCTTCAAATATTACATCACCACGAAGGTCAGCTTAGACAGTTATAAAAGATTCACAAACCCCAAAAACCACATAAAATATGAGAAACATCCTAAAGCTTGTCACACAAGAGAGTGATGCTATGTGTAATGTTCTTCTAACAAAACTTCATGGATTTGCACATGTATAGTGCCACGGTCTAGAGCCTAgctttattttccattttcaaTATCTTAGCTCCAAATTTATCTCTTACTTCAGCACAAGCATTCCATCCAAAAAAAACACCGTAAAGTTCTTTGTTATCACACAACGAAAAGATAAAAGTATTGTGGCCTATCTTCGAAGGTTCAATGAGGAAATGCCCTTCTtcgttttgatttttggtttctgATTTATGCGGGTTAACCCTCAATCGaccatcaaattttaattttcttcaatttggcccctgatttggtTAATTTCAGCCCCTAAAGTCTCACGTCTTTTacgatttggtccttggttttgaatttctccAATCAAACCCCTAattggctatcaaactttaatttgctcataattaaacccttaatttgacaaattaaacttttcaaagttCAATTCCAGTCCTTAAACTTGAATTTCTTCTGAACACCGAAATTGACTtccaaaaattgatttttcttgcaattaagttctcaattaaattaatcaaacctTTCAAAATCCTTACTGAGTCCTTACCCAaccaaatttgtatttttttaccccATATAAAATATTCTCATCAATTGGTCCTTTTGTCAATCAGAATTGGGTCGCTAATTTTGCCAATCTTGTATATTCTAGTCCTTCAACtttttcacttgtcattttGGTCCTACATCACTAACTTTGGCAATCTTCTAGGCTTTTTTCATGTGCATCCtcttgtatttttggattttctttttctattttcttttcttaattttttatggggTCAAAAATtgataacaacataaataatgATACCgaaataatcctataaaaagtaaaataaataaataatatgaagcatgatttaaaatcaaccaaaagttgaaggataagattgaaaaaaaatataaaaatgatataaaaatctgaattaactctTCAAATCTATAACCTGAATAATAAAatcgaaataaataaaattattaaagtatgagattaaaaaatatatatatcttataaggaaaaaaaaaaacaaagcaatgtACAAGTCAACAATGACTCGAGAGTAAGGAAACAATGAATTCCCCtcaattattttacattaataattaatgagGGTAGGTGGGAATGAATTGTGGATATAAACTTGGGCAAAGTTCCATCATCTATAGAAATTAGAAAGGGATAAGAGTAGGTAAGCACACATGCACATACAAAGGTCATTCTCATTCtccaatttattaatattattattattttatgtattgCGTTTCGGACAAGGACAGAAAAGCAAGAGAGATAGGTGATAAATCTGGCGTGTAGGAAATTTATAAAGCCTACGATTTATTACCGTGTGTAATGAAACTCATTCGTTCGCAGATCATGGGATTTTAGTAAAATATCGTgtcttgtattttttacatcaacaagTTTTTGTCACACTAATTCCATCATTTTGGTAGAAGGCCTTAGCTTACAGCTTAGACTGATCTTTTCCGTCGAGTCCACGGAGGATGCAAATTAACCGAACACCACAACCTCCCGTGTAACCATGTTTTTGGAACTGTGGTTAAATAATATCcctcaaaaattttgaattttttttattttaaaatatttttttagtatttttaaaagattatttgtcCTGACATGTGCATGATTaattgaattgataaaataatttgtagTTTAATATTATAAGAGGCAGTCATGGTTGAAATTAGACCAGTCATAAGAGAAGAGAATGCTATCCCTTGTGAGTAATTTAAGGACCCCTTTCGCAGCCTGGCTAGccaattgtttataaaaaaaaattaattttttttatttaaaattattattttaatgttttgaaattgttttaatttgtcaatgctgaaaaaaatataaatatatatatatattatataattgtatttctaaccaaaaaaaaacattaaaaaacaactgatATGACAGTAATAATAATGCCTTCCTATCATATCAAATAAGCCtccaaatcaagaaacaaagatCATTATTGCACACGACAAAGTTAATTACCCTTGCTGTCCCAATAACTTAATTCGGTTAACAAAATTTGACGTAATAATAAATCCAACCCTCCGTGCTTAACCAACCACGTCAGCTGCCGACATGTCCGTCAAAATAAACATGTAAGTTAGGTGAGGAAACGGTCCTTTGTTTTTGGTAATAAGAAATGGTCCTATTTGGTACACAGCCCGAACTTCCCGTCGTTTGTTTTCCAACCAACCtggaaaaaacaacaacaaggtCTTGTCATTAGTAGAGAAGTCAAATACTGCATGGGCATTTTATAAACGTTGGTATTTTAAATGTATTGTTGAATATTTTCagattttgagatttttagtTAAAGATTTTAGATTTGAATTCTGAAAAGAGTTAGATAGATagataaaggaaaaatatttatattacatagTTTAAGATTCATTAAATATtctattgaaaacaaaaaaaaatgaataccatttcagttaaataaaaaaacaaacaaagaacagAAGAGTTTTAATAAGACAACTGAGAGCTAGGGTAAATTTCCAAggtaattcaaatttcaaaaggaaaattaatttggtttattcCAGCCACATAAAATTTGTTCCATATAATACAACCGATGGAATGCTTTATTTACTTGATCAAAACATTGTACGAACAATTTTCCTCCGTGTATAATAacatatctttatttttctaagattgaaaaataatatttcattaatatcaAAAGCCTTGTAGATAAAATACTAGATTGGTAGCACGTACTATGTCGCAAGCTggactaaatttttttcaatataaaaaaaatgctcagATAATAgtaatgtttttaaagaaacgAGAAAAATCTAAGACCCGGGTCATTGACttgactaaatttaataatctttgttaatttaataatatgataaataaatttcttttaaaaaactaaatttaacaaataaaaaaaataaaaaaaacccgagataactcgagttatttttaaaaatagtgaaagattctataaaaagcaaataaaaaaataatagggcctaatatacaattaaatagatattgaaggatgaaactaaaaataaaaaaagagaaagaagcaaATTCGGGCGAATCTCTTAAATATGGGTTAATCTcctaaaaaatagcaatcaaaagaatgaagactaaatctaatatgaaaacaattgaaggataaaattgtaaaataatcatttttaaaaattatctcaaatataacaaattacAATCAAAAGACTAGGAACCAAATCTAACAGATGAGAAAATTGAATGAGGattgaattgagaaaaaaatctaattttataaatttatttcagtaaaaaaaaataataatcaaaagaacaattagcaaatttaaagaaaaaaaatgttgaaggactgtttgaaaatttgaaaagttagacaagaaaaataaggaggagagagaaaagaagggggaAAAAGATCGGGTCATGattccaaaaacatcaaagGAGGTCTTTTTTTATCATCCGCACACGCCACCTGAATATAGCATAACAATGCACACACTAATATGTGCAATGCACGCGTCAaccagttttgatttttaaattatgttttgtatttagtaaaatatcaaatttcctCTTAGTCAACTTGATCATAActaaaaatcatatcaaaaaaacaaaaaaaaagccattgaataccagataaataaattttactttaCTCCTTAATCAATATAATCAATATGATAATGACTAATAAATCTTGTTATGAGAGAAACCATTAAGGCTTTAATGCTAGCTCTAAATCtcaatatgtgtgtgtgttctcAATATATAGCTGATATGTGATATGAGATTATCACAACCATCTCCTATgtgcctaaaaaaaaaaacactgtggattgtatTGTGCATccatgtttttatatatgtatatatattattattattattttcatttcaatcatgaaatatttatttttcttatatttcagTTTTTGGATAttgaaagagagaataaaaggtcaccaaaaatataaagaagataGAAATATTTTGGTTAtgctataattttcaaataagattaaaactttttatagtaatattaacaattattctataaataattttatatgaactTAATATGttgaagtttttataaaaattgtttatgaatatcaatgagaataaaaaacttataaatgcatttttttattgaaatgtgcCTTATAGATcatgataaaatttttttaaaaaaaccatgcttctaataaaaaaaatgttttttttatcaaaataaaaaagaaatacatgaataaggaaaaagagttttaattaaaggttttcttcttaatttaaatcattaaaattcttataaatatttattttatttcctttaaaagaaaattttcactAGAGCATTAcattttttctagaatttaaattatttgatttgttgataacatgtattttaatcatggtataattcaaaatatatataaagagagggGGGGTTGTGTCATCAGCGAACTAGCTAGTATGCAGTCAATAAATGAggcattgaaatttttaaagaaacattTGACAGTATggtataaagtattttttgattgaaaatatattaaaatgttttttaaaaaaaattaaaaattattaaaaaaatactaataaaatattaatttaatatttttttaagacaaatacactttttaaaatcattcaaaacaaaaaaaaattgtgtcatCAGCGAACTAGCTAGTATGCAGTCAACAAATGAggcattgaaatttttaaaggaACATTTGATAGTGTggtataaagtattttttaattgaaaatatattaaaatattcttttaaaaaaattaaaaattattaaaaaaataactaatttaataatttttttaagagagatacactttttaaaagcattcaaaacaaaaaataccacCATTTCAATCGGTTCTAATCAACTCATTTATTTTGCTATTAGAACCAACCCTATAATGATTGTGCCCTGGAATTGCACTTAGTAACAGTACTATTTACACGTGGGAATTAATTTGCTCACATAATCTATTATGGCATGGACACTCAACAATTTATACTATATTTGACCTCatttatgaaaacaaatatcttttttttaattttttgtaatgaaaaaaagtttttttataaaaataatttatgaaaaaaataattttaaatttgaagtatattttataaaaatgacttgaaataacttttcttgaaaaaaatagagcaTAAATTAGAatctataaattaaaagttaaaatttaaaaaatttaactgaTTGTTATAGTATAgttttgacttaattttttttatcaagattttaattcaaattaaaaattactttcaatcaaacatatttataaattttctttaaattaaaagttaagaaacaatttaattgttttttaactaattGCTGAGAGGATACTCtttagtaaaaaagaaaatgggttTGCCTTTCTGACACACgtatgttttgtgatttttcattttttttatattatcatacaTGTTATATGCTAGGCCTTTTGTTTAACatgttaaagatttttttgtcaaCTAAGTTTTTTTACTGAGTTAATTATAACTCAGTCCTGATagtctaataaaattaattaattaattcttcattattcaagaattattatttaatttctatttcttaAGTTTGttaataacttagttttttttttccatagtcAACCTGTCATGCCAGTTctggttttataactataagtattataatattattaatttcaacatttaatataaactaaagtataaaaataatatctaattattttttaaaatatataagtttgacaaCAATACATATCAagggtaaaatatattttttcatatttatcttATCTTGTCTATTATAACCAAACAAGATACAAagagacaattattttatcttgtatataattaccaaacataattttatctcCGTTCCTTTTCTGTTTTGTCTTCATTGTCTCTGTCTATTCTGTCTCGGAATAGTAACCAAACGCGATTTATGTGTGTTGGGTTTTCTCCTATTATATTGTTTGGGCTCCTTTCCAAACATGAAAactaatatttgaatattttactTCATCTCCTTATtgatatgattttcttttatataattgttcAAATCTTAACTTGATTCTTGTTATGAAATCATACATGGTAAGTTGATGTTTATTTGCATTCTTccacctttttatatttatatttatttattatctttaagTTTATTTAAACTCTACATCTTTTTATGACTTTTAGGTTTACAAGTATTAATATACATTAGACTATAAATATAAGCATTATTGAGATGATGTAGTACAACTACATTTACAATatgatatgaaatataaatgCTCACTCTCTATTTGCTTCCCTAATCTctattattcttatttattttatttatttttacttattacATTGCTTGCTTCTAAATATATAGTTCTACAgtaattctctttttattttctcatcatttaatttgatctcCCCTTATATTATTTAGGCTTTGGTCATCacattctccttttttttcttgcttctcaTTCCACTctctaatttcttatttttctatcatgtcatgcaaaaaaaaaaaaaaatacacacacatacacatacaaataaaaaaaaaatcataaaatgacagaaatttattgaatttcattgaaaatatattattattattatatttttttattttttaaaatgcatggaaaaaattgaaagtaaaagaTGAGTTAAGACagctttatttataaaaataaaagttacctTTTCTTACCAACCATAattaccttttaaaataaaatagacacttatgtaaaatatttacatgtgtAGATATCTATCCCTTACTTTTAGTAGGaagattattttttcacttcattaatttttttaaaaaatttatctgtttatatattttttttaaattatttgactaaacataaatatcttttgttttcaattaaaaaaatcataatatctaaaatatattcaCAACACCaacatatttttctcttatggTGAGTGCTGGTCGAGTACAGTAAATAATATCCAATTACAATGTACatgatatttctttatttaataaaatctcaatGGAGGGGAAcatgaaaattttagtttaaaaaattaaaacagaggaagagcaaaaaaaaaaaaaaaaaaaaaaaccacgccAGGTAACGTGTAACACGAAGAACAAGGGACAGAAAGCACGTGATGGCCCCAGAACTTGGGAAAGTGTCCACCGTTAGTAACTCCAAATCTTAAATAAGATTCCATAATTGATCCTCAGCTGTCGGCTACCCCTTAAggtgtagggtttttttttttattctttaatcttGGATTCAAAATGGCtggaagaaaaagaatttcACATGAAAAATTCCAATATATTTGCTAATCAATTTAGGAAAACTTTTGCTCCGGtccacaatattattttattatttcgaatataaattatatttaagatttgACGAAAAgggaatttattattattaatatctaaTAATTAGAATCTGAATTTGGTAGCTCCTTACAAAATAGAACTTACTAACTAaatcatgaaaatgaaaataacaccTTTCATTACCTTTTCTGTTTGGATAGAGGCTTTCCAATCCCATCTCTTTTTTGTTCGGTGATTTATTATAAAGTAtaaatttagataaataatctcgtaattcttttgaattaatatcaatatcatgtaaatacatgtttgaaaatgtaattaaaattatattttatttgaaatatattaaaatattattttttatatcagcacatttaaataataataaaaaataatttaaaatttaaaaaaactacaaatttttaaaaataccgcAACTTCAATCACCATCTACAACTAATCCTGGATATccagaaaggaaaagaagaaaataaaatttaataatggCAAACGTGGTAATTTTATCCAAAATCAATGTTCAAAAGTTTATTTAAGGAAAGATCCTGACCCCAcaattgctttttttcttcagatgtttttttttttctcttcctgtCTATATAAACCCAGTAACCTTGTTGCAAGTCTCCTCACCCTGCTctcaaataatcatttttatcatattttacagGAGAACAAGTAAGCCAAGCCTCTTTGTTTTTAGCAATACATTGAGAAAGAGAGTGGTTTTGGGTTCTTGGTTTTTGGTTGAAGTTTCTCGATTTGTAGAATTGTTTGTTCCTTAAGGAATTTAAAGAAAATCCTAGAATGACAAAGAATGTGGGGATTCTCGCTATTGATATCTACTTCCCTCCTACCTGTGTTCAACAGGTGATTAGATTTCATTTCTCTATCTACATCTCTCATTCTCCTTCtcaatagcattttttttttacttggaataGAGGTTTGTTTTTGATCGGTTTCTGTTTAGTTGctaagaaaaataaggaaaagtaAATATAGTGgggttttggattttgtttcttaaaatttcatgtgtaatttgtttttgggaagattaaattaaaaattatctgtgcttaattaagcttttaattatgagggggggggggggggggcggtcAGATTCATTAATTGTCTATCTCTGCAACATGCAAGAGCAAATCTGCTCTGGCTTTTCAATATAGTGATCTGGGTTGTACATGTGAAACAGGAAGCCTTAGAGACCCACGATGGTGCAAGCAAAGGGAAATACACAATTGGACTTGGACAAGATTGCTTGGGATTTTGTACAGAAGTGGAAGATGTTATCTCAATGAGGTTtgtgatttttcaagatatagGATCCCTTAACTTCTATTAGACGTGGTTGTGCTTTATAACTTGACAGCCGATAATGATGTTTACATATTTTGGGAGATTTTCAGTTTGACAGTTGTTAGTTCACTTCTCGAGAAGTACAATGTTGATCCAAAACAAATTGGTCGCCTAGAAGTTGGCAGTGAGACCGTTATTGACAAGAGCAAATCCATCAAGACCTTCTTGATGCAAATATTTGaggtatttgattatttgaaataattgcAATGTTCTTATGGTCGCGTGGACCTGTGAATGAATCTTTGATAAAGTGTTTGGTGTAGTTGGAATGTTTACTTTGTGGAACCATGCTGTGGAttatttaacttgaaatcttGAAACACGCTTTGCTCTACCATGATTTCTTCATCACAAAATTACCCTTTTAGCTAAATCTTGTGAGTGTGAATTTACATTTCATACATAATGGCCAGTAGCTTGCGTCCAAATTTGATATTTGGAGTTTGATCCTTATCTGTGTAACTCATTTTTACTAGCTATCTTGTCTAATAGATAAACTTGCAAGGTCATTtctggatttaattaaaatcgCTCTGCTGTATGAAGCAAAAATAACATGCTCTATTGTAACATGATTCTCTTTCTTGAAAAACAAGCAGAAATGTGGAAATACCGACATTGAAGGGGTTGACTCAACTAATGCATGCTATGGAGGAACTGCAGCTTTATTCAACTGTGTCAATTGGGTCGAGAGTAGCTCATGGGATGGACGCTATGGGCTTGTTGTGTGTACTGACAGTGCGGTATGATAATATCCTTTGACTGCTTCAAAATCgccttttttcttaataattagttgaacttgttgatgttaaaatcaattttatttctggaaacaaaaccttttatttgaatttctaAGATACTTCATATTTTCCATCTCACTGGTTTGGAGCATGTACTGGTTTCCTTTTCTTACTGGAGGTCTCTTTCTATTTTATCAGGTCTACGCAGAAGGACCTGCCCGGCCTACTGGAGGAGCTGCTGCCATTGCCATGTTAATCGGTCCAGATGCACCTATTGTTTTTGAAAGCAAATTTAGGGGGAGTCACATGTCTCATGTCTATGATTTCTATAAGCCCAACCTTGCTAGTGAATATCCAGTAACTCCATTTCCCTTCTACATTGATTCCCTTTTCTGTGTAACCTATTTACTACTATAATTCTTTATAGCTTGTTCTTGTTTCTTGATACCTTTTCCTCATGCTGTGGAAAATGCAATTGTAGGTTGTGGATGGCAAGCTTTCTCAAACATGCTACCTCATGGCCCTTGATTCCTGCTACAAAACATTCTGTGCAAAGTACGATATATTAACTACAGAAAGCTTTTTTCATGATGTAGACCTTTTGATGATTCTGGTGATGTGTGTGATGTAAATGGCTTGCTATCTTGCTCCGTGTAGGTATGAGAAATCAACAGGCAAACAATTCTCTCTTTCTGATGCTGCCTATTTTGTATTCCATTCTCCTTATAACAaggtaaatttattattttgcttttgcCATTGCTCTCTTTGTGGTATCACCAGCATTTTCAGCATTTGTATTAATTCTGAATGTTGAACTTTTGCAGCTTGTACAGAAAAGCTTTGCTCGGTTGGTGTTCAATGACTCTGTGAGGAAAGCCAGGTTCTGTCTTTTCTTCACTCCTGaagaattttatatgttttggtttttaactGGTAAAATTTGCATGATA is a window encoding:
- the LOC7478083 gene encoding hydroxymethylglutaryl-CoA synthase translates to MTKNVGILAIDIYFPPTCVQQEALETHDGASKGKYTIGLGQDCLGFCTEVEDVISMSLTVVSSLLEKYNVDPKQIGRLEVGSETVIDKSKSIKTFLMQIFEKCGNTDIEGVDSTNACYGGTAALFNCVNWVESSSWDGRYGLVVCTDSAVYAEGPARPTGGAAAIAMLIGPDAPIVFESKFRGSHMSHVYDFYKPNLASEYPVVDGKLSQTCYLMALDSCYKTFCAKYEKSTGKQFSLSDAAYFVFHSPYNKLVQKSFARLVFNDSVRKASSIDEGAKEKLAPFSTLSGDESYQSRDLEKVSQQVAKPLFEAKVQPTTLIPKQVGNMYTASLYAAFASLLHNKNSELSGKRVILFSYGSGLTATMFSLQLHEGQQPFSLSNIATVMNVPTKLKSRHEFSPEKFVETMHLMEHRYGAKDFVTSKDCSLLAPGTYYLTEVDYMYRRFYAKKPIDGASENCSLTNGH